CATGCAAGCGTCGCTGAACACCTTGCGCGGCACAACCGTGCAGTTCCTGCCCCGGCGCCGAGAGGGCTAGACTCATTGGCGAGCCTCTGACCGCGACACACGTCTGGCAGGTCAGCAGAACTAGCCGCGGGAGACTGTATGGATCGTCGACAGGGAAGTGAGTGTGCGGCCACGTGAATTCCGTTCCCGCAGACGGTGATGACACCCACGCAGGATGGCCTGAACGCATCTACTTGTCCCCGCCTGACGTGGGTGTGGCCGAAGAAGCCGCAGTCATCCGGGCGATCAGGTCTGGATGGGTAGCGCCGCTCGGCCCAGACGTGGACGCGTTCGAGCAAGAACTTGCACAGGCCACCGGCCGCAAGCATGCGGTCGCACTCTCTTCGGGTACCGCCGCCCTGCATCTGTCGCTGTTGAACCTCGGTGTTGGGCCCGGTGATGTTGTCATCACGGCCAGCATGACCTTTGCGGCCACGGCCAACGCCATCACCTACACCGGCGCGACACCCGTCTTCGTGGATTCCGACGTCACTGGGTGCATCGACCCCGACCTCCTAGCCAGCGCACTCGAGGACCAGGTCGCCCGTCGAGGCGACGTCGCGGCGATCGTCCCCGTCGATCTGCTAGGACAGGTGGCGGACTACAGGCGGATCGACGAGGTGGCCGCACAGCACGGGGTTCCGGTTGTCGCTGACGCGGCCGAGTCGTTCGGAGCACGACGCGGAGGTCGACCCGCCGGCAGCGCCGGGGTTGCGGCGGCGCTGTCGTTCAACGGGAACAAGATCATGACTACGTCGGGCGGCGGCGCGCTGGTTACCGACAACGAGGAGTTCGCCGCTCGCGCTCGCTACCTCGCGACCCAGGCCCGTCAGCCGTTGCCGCACTACGAACACATCGACATCGGATACAACTACCGGTTGTCCAACCTGCTGGCGGCCTTGGGGCGTGCTCAGCTCGTGCGGCTGGAGTCCATGATCCAACGGCGTCGGTCCTGGCGTCGTCACTACGGTGAAGTTTTCGCGCACGTCGACGGAGTGAGGATCCTCGGCGCTACCGGGTGGGCCGACGAGTCCGTGGACCGGGATAACTATTGGTTGACCTGCATCATGGTTGACCCGGTGGCGGCCGGGTGGTCAACGCAAGAACTGCACCAGTGGTTGACCGAACGCAACATCGAGGCTCGGCCCATGTGGAAGCCGATGCACCAGCAGCCGGTGTTCGCCGCCGCGCCATCCTACATCACCGGGGTGAGCGACGCCATGTTCGCCACCGGGCTCTCGCTGCCGAGCGGTTCGGCCCTGACCGAGGCACAGTTCGACCGCATCACTTGTTCGATCAGTGAATTCCTCCGAAGAGTGCCGCGGCGATGACCCGATACGACCGCAGCAAGCGAGCGCTGGATGTAGTCGGGGGTTGCATGGGCCTACTGGTCACCGCCCCACTCCAGCTTGCCATCGCCACAGCTGTCCGGACACAACTCGGCGCACCCGTACTCTTCCGGCAGAGACGTCCCGGTCGAGAGGGGGAAGACTTCTCCCTGCTCAAGTTCCGAACGATGTTGCCAGTAGATGAATTGCGACATCAGGTGCGCGACGCGGATCGGATGACCAAGTTGGGGCGCTTCCTACGAGCTACGAGTCTCGACGAGCTGCCAAGCCTGTGGAACGTCATCGTAGGGGACATGAGTTTCGTCGGCCCGCGGCCTCTGCTGACGGAGTACCTTGACCTGTACACGCCCTTCCAGGCCCGACGACACGAGGTTCGACCCGGGATCACCGGGCTGGCGCAGGTGGCTGGACGCAATCGGGTGAGCTGGGAGGACCGTTTCGTCCTGGACGTTGAGTACGTCGAGCGCCGGTCATTCTGGCTGGACGCGAGCATTCTGTGCCGGACGGTGGTCACTGTCGCTTCTGGCCGGGGCGTCACTTCCGCAGACCACGTGACTGCGGAGCCCTTTCGTGGTTCAAGTCAGGCCGGGACAGCAACGTGAGCAGCCCGCTGGTCATCGTCGGGGCAGGCGGCGTAGGACGCGAGATCGTTGAGCTGGTGAGCGCGATCAACCGGTACCACGGCCACGCCCATGAGCTGCGTGGAGTGGTTGACGATTCCCTCTCCCCCGCCAATGCCCGCCGTCTGGCGGCCGCTGGCGTTCCGTTCCTAGGACGAATCGCCGACCTCCCTGGCAGGGAGGCGGTGGCATGCAACTTCGTAGTAGGCATCGCCAACCCCCAGGTCAGACGCACCCTGAGCGGCATCATGATCGACAAGGGTCATAGCCCCGTCGTGCTGGTGCATCCTGACGCAACACTCGGAAGGAGCGTCCACCTGGAGCCCGGCGCCGTGATCTGCGCCGGGGCGCGTCTGACGGCGAACATCCTTGTCGGAGAGCACGTGAACGTGCACGTCAACGCCACGGTCGGGCACGATTCCCGACTCGGGGCCTATGCGTCGCTCTACCCGCAGGCCGCGGTCTCCGGGGATTGCCGGATCGGCGCCAGTGCAACGGTAGGGGCCTCCGCCACCGTCCTGCAGGGCCTCTCAGTCGGTACGCAGGCGTTCGTTGGCGCGGGGGCTGTAGTTGTCCGCGACGTCCCCGACCGTCTTGTGGTCAAGGGCGTACCAGCCCGGTGAGGCACCTGGTGGTCGCGGTCAAGACGGTCGAGGGCGGCCTATGGGTGCTACCGCAGGTCCGGGAGGCCTGCCGTCGGGGAGCGAAGGTCACGGTCATCACGCCAACAGGCGAAGGGCGTCTCACCCGGGCCCTCGCCCAGCTCGCGAAAGAGGAGCCGGGCGTCACGCATGTACCGTCGCCATACGACTTCACCTTTCGCCGCCCCTGGCGCGTGCCCGTCGGACTGTTCCGACTGCGTCGCCTCTTGCGGCGCCTCAACCCTGATGCGGTCCTCTATCATCTGTACGCCACCGCACTCGCTGTTCGGCTCGCCACGCTGGGACTTCAATTGCGTCGCGTGTACATGGTGGCGGGGCCCTTGTATCTCGATGCCCCGCTGATCCGGTGGGTCGAACGATTCCTCTCCCGGCTTGATGACGTGATCATCTGCGGCAGCGAACACACCCGGCGTCGCTACCTCGCCCTCGGGCTTCCGCCGGACCGACTGCGGGCGATCCCCTACGGTGTCGACCTCTCCGCGTACGAGCAGGCCCCCGCAGAGGCCGTCCACCGAGAGCGTCTAGGGCTGAAGGCTCATTCCTTTGTCGCCGTGATGGTGGCCTACGTCTACGCCCCCAAGCGCATCGTGCACCGAGGTGAGGGCATCAAGGGTCACCGCCACCTGCTCGAGGCCTGGCAAGTTTTTCACGCGCAGCACCCGGAAACGGAACTGCTTCTGGTAGGTAGCGGATTCGACTCCGCTGGCGAACATCACCGTCAGCACCTGAAGGACATCTTCATGTCCGGCAGCCAGTCGCACGGGATCCATTGGCTGGACTCAGTCGAGGACGTACGCGATGCCTATGGTGTTGCCGACGTCAGCGTCAGTCCGTCGCTTTCGGAGAATCACGGCGCGGTGCTGGAAGCGTCGTCTATGGGGGTGCCCAGCATCGTCAGCGACGCCGGCGCGCTGCCTGAGACGGTGAGCAGCGCATCCGGATGGATCTTCCACGCGGGAGACACCCTGGAGCTGGGCCACCGCTTGGAGGCCGCCTTCGCCGAGTGGAAGTCAGTTGGCCTTGAGCGGCGCGGCCAGTACGCCCGAGAGCTGATGGTCGAACGGTTCGACCTGTCGGCACTGGTGCGCCTCGTCATCGACTGCACCGATGTCTAGGCCTTCACGGCTGGTTCAGCAGTCGGCCCG
The sequence above is a segment of the Auraticoccus monumenti genome. Coding sequences within it:
- a CDS encoding DegT/DnrJ/EryC1/StrS family aminotransferase translates to MNSVPADGDDTHAGWPERIYLSPPDVGVAEEAAVIRAIRSGWVAPLGPDVDAFEQELAQATGRKHAVALSSGTAALHLSLLNLGVGPGDVVITASMTFAATANAITYTGATPVFVDSDVTGCIDPDLLASALEDQVARRGDVAAIVPVDLLGQVADYRRIDEVAAQHGVPVVADAAESFGARRGGRPAGSAGVAAALSFNGNKIMTTSGGGALVTDNEEFAARARYLATQARQPLPHYEHIDIGYNYRLSNLLAALGRAQLVRLESMIQRRRSWRRHYGEVFAHVDGVRILGATGWADESVDRDNYWLTCIMVDPVAAGWSTQELHQWLTERNIEARPMWKPMHQQPVFAAAPSYITGVSDAMFATGLSLPSGSALTEAQFDRITCSISEFLRRVPRR
- a CDS encoding sugar transferase; translated protein: MTRYDRSKRALDVVGGCMGLLVTAPLQLAIATAVRTQLGAPVLFRQRRPGREGEDFSLLKFRTMLPVDELRHQVRDADRMTKLGRFLRATSLDELPSLWNVIVGDMSFVGPRPLLTEYLDLYTPFQARRHEVRPGITGLAQVAGRNRVSWEDRFVLDVEYVERRSFWLDASILCRTVVTVASGRGVTSADHVTAEPFRGSSQAGTAT
- a CDS encoding NeuD/PglB/VioB family sugar acetyltransferase is translated as MSSPLVIVGAGGVGREIVELVSAINRYHGHAHELRGVVDDSLSPANARRLAAAGVPFLGRIADLPGREAVACNFVVGIANPQVRRTLSGIMIDKGHSPVVLVHPDATLGRSVHLEPGAVICAGARLTANILVGEHVNVHVNATVGHDSRLGAYASLYPQAAVSGDCRIGASATVGASATVLQGLSVGTQAFVGAGAVVVRDVPDRLVVKGVPAR
- a CDS encoding glycosyltransferase, translated to MVAVKTVEGGLWVLPQVREACRRGAKVTVITPTGEGRLTRALAQLAKEEPGVTHVPSPYDFTFRRPWRVPVGLFRLRRLLRRLNPDAVLYHLYATALAVRLATLGLQLRRVYMVAGPLYLDAPLIRWVERFLSRLDDVIICGSEHTRRRYLALGLPPDRLRAIPYGVDLSAYEQAPAEAVHRERLGLKAHSFVAVMVAYVYAPKRIVHRGEGIKGHRHLLEAWQVFHAQHPETELLLVGSGFDSAGEHHRQHLKDIFMSGSQSHGIHWLDSVEDVRDAYGVADVSVSPSLSENHGAVLEASSMGVPSIVSDAGALPETVSSASGWIFHAGDTLELGHRLEAAFAEWKSVGLERRGQYARELMVERFDLSALVRLVIDCTDV